One genomic segment of Salinigranum rubrum includes these proteins:
- a CDS encoding alkaline phosphatase has product MKLTNNAIERLIEEDDPIPVVWDSLWDIWAPAAEDIGEHYAREPTAVGYERTLLDVYSEFYDILADRCVHQASIDIPDDGAFVVMDAMSVREASLFVRTLGAKGFTPNVGYSFSTVPSETTPYRDRVGYSDLKSEHKTASVKSQDPSLDGDEQLIWCRYPDALLESIQEGKTELSSLDEVFEKTERALLSIVDQLDADRIVFGSDHGYVRLDSGHTFGVSDRWKKRLQETFTGGRFQSVGEVDADDLVEKGYVAEADGFYMPLGRYTWPRRGKYSTYQHGGLSIHECLTPRIEVTHQ; this is encoded by the coding sequence GTGAAACTGACGAATAACGCAATCGAGCGACTCATTGAAGAAGATGATCCCATCCCTGTCGTCTGGGATTCCCTCTGGGACATCTGGGCCCCAGCTGCGGAAGACATAGGTGAGCACTACGCCCGTGAGCCTACCGCGGTCGGGTACGAGAGAACCCTGTTAGATGTGTACTCGGAGTTCTACGACATCCTAGCCGACCGTTGTGTCCATCAAGCCTCGATAGACATCCCGGACGATGGCGCGTTCGTGGTGATGGATGCTATGAGCGTCCGTGAGGCGTCGCTGTTCGTTCGGACGTTGGGGGCGAAGGGTTTCACACCGAATGTCGGCTACTCCTTCTCCACGGTGCCCTCAGAGACAACTCCGTATCGTGACCGTGTGGGATACTCCGATCTCAAGAGCGAGCACAAGACAGCGAGTGTCAAGAGCCAGGATCCGTCGCTTGACGGCGACGAACAACTCATTTGGTGTAGATATCCGGATGCACTACTCGAATCGATTCAGGAGGGGAAGACGGAGCTCTCTTCTCTTGATGAGGTGTTCGAGAAGACAGAGCGAGCGCTCCTCTCCATCGTTGACCAACTTGATGCAGATCGCATTGTCTTTGGCTCCGACCACGGGTACGTACGGCTAGACTCTGGCCACACGTTCGGTGTGAGTGATCGCTGGAAAAAGCGGTTACAGGAGACATTCACTGGCGGACGGTTCCAGAGTGTTGGCGAGGTCGATGCTGACGACCTCGTTGAGAAAGGTTACGTTGCCGAAGCCGACGGCTTCTACATGCCCCTCGGACGGTACACGTGGCCACGAAGAGGGAAGTATTCGACGTACCAGCACGGTGGCCTCAGCATACACGAATGTCTTACTCCACGGATCGAGGTCACTCACCAATAA
- the rpsJ gene encoding 30S ribosomal protein S10 has product MQQARVRLAGTSPEDLDSICGDVREIANKTGVNLSGPIPLPTKTLEVPTRKSPDGEGTATWEHWEMRVHKRLIDIDADERALRQLMRIQVPNDVSIEIVLED; this is encoded by the coding sequence ATGCAGCAGGCACGCGTTCGACTCGCCGGCACGAGTCCCGAAGACCTCGACTCCATCTGTGGCGACGTCCGCGAAATCGCCAACAAGACGGGAGTCAATCTCAGCGGGCCCATCCCGCTGCCGACGAAGACGCTCGAAGTGCCGACCCGAAAATCCCCGGACGGGGAAGGGACCGCTACGTGGGAGCACTGGGAGATGCGTGTCCACAAGCGTCTCATCGACATCGACGCCGACGAACGCGCGCTGCGGCAGCTAATGCGTATCCAGGTCCCTAACGACGTCTCGATCGAGATCGTCCTCGAGGACTGA
- a CDS encoding YihY/virulence factor BrkB family protein, with product MTLVWGSLRLLRGLDTAFAEIYDTATESSFVDGIVDGLVALVTIPVALVVVVLVTAAVSLVDFHRVPGGTAVLLLCGLVVVFLPLYYVFPDTDVSVREILPGVVVAAFGWMLLQQLFQVYVLLTGQSTGSAVGAVILFLTWLYFAGVVLLIGCVVNAINGGHYVPKSGG from the coding sequence GTGACGCTCGTGTGGGGGTCGCTCCGCCTGCTCCGCGGGTTGGACACGGCGTTCGCGGAGATATACGACACGGCGACGGAGTCGTCGTTCGTTGACGGCATCGTCGACGGCCTCGTCGCGCTCGTCACCATCCCCGTCGCGCTCGTCGTGGTCGTCCTCGTCACCGCGGCCGTCTCGCTCGTCGATTTCCATCGTGTCCCCGGTGGGACGGCGGTGTTGCTCCTCTGTGGCCTCGTCGTCGTGTTCCTGCCGCTGTACTACGTGTTCCCCGACACCGACGTCTCGGTCCGGGAGATTCTCCCGGGTGTCGTCGTCGCGGCGTTCGGGTGGATGCTGTTGCAGCAACTCTTCCAGGTGTACGTCCTCCTGACGGGGCAGTCGACCGGGAGCGCCGTCGGTGCCGTCATCCTCTTTCTCACCTGGCTCTACTTCGCGGGCGTCGTGCTCCTCATCGGGTGCGTGGTCAACGCCATCAACGGCGGACACTACGTCCCGAAATCGGGCGGGTGA
- a CDS encoding ATP-binding cassette domain-containing protein, giving the protein MAVERGEFVALVGGSGAGKSTLLSLLAGLYDPTSGHVRVDGRPLSLSSTTARWSRAARTTRSSPVTGSTVGCTRHRRRASGPDAIGIQSYRSESKRREKPRRTEGALAQRFSPRGRSRSRRR; this is encoded by the coding sequence CTGGCCGTCGAACGCGGGGAGTTCGTCGCACTCGTCGGCGGGTCCGGCGCGGGCAAGTCGACGCTGCTCTCGTTGCTCGCGGGGCTGTACGACCCGACGAGCGGCCACGTCCGCGTCGACGGCCGACCGCTGTCCCTATCCTCGACGACGGCGAGGTGGTCGAGAGCGGCCCGCACGACGCGCTCATCGCCCGTCACGGGCAGTACAGTCGGCTGTACGAGGCACAGACGACGAGCGTCAGGACCTGATGCAATCGGAATACAGAGCTATCGCTCGGAGTCGAAACGAAGAGAAAAACCGAGACGAACTGAGGGTGCCTTAGCGCAGCGCTTCAGTCCTCGAGGACGATCTCGATCGAGACGTCGTTAG
- a CDS encoding amino acid-binding protein, with translation MPQDGQTETDGGERPQAYTVRLELADEPGQLLAALKPIADNGGNLLSIFHERGNITPRGRIPVEVDLECPPDRFEGIVDALRGEGINVIQAGAERYGEELSILLVGHLVDTDLSDTLHRIEESAAASLSDLSLSAPEGTDEPSSARLRLATRPGQTEAALESLRTIAAEKELHVIEPLTEGAK, from the coding sequence GTGCCCCAGGACGGTCAGACGGAGACCGACGGCGGCGAGCGCCCGCAGGCGTACACCGTCCGCCTGGAACTCGCCGACGAACCGGGGCAGTTGCTCGCGGCGCTCAAGCCCATCGCGGACAACGGCGGGAACCTCCTCTCGATCTTCCACGAACGGGGGAACATCACCCCACGAGGGAGGATTCCCGTCGAGGTCGACCTCGAGTGTCCGCCCGACCGGTTCGAGGGCATCGTCGACGCACTCAGAGGCGAGGGGATCAACGTCATCCAGGCGGGTGCCGAGCGCTACGGGGAGGAACTGAGCATCCTCCTCGTGGGCCATCTCGTCGACACGGACCTCTCGGACACGCTCCACCGCATCGAGGAGTCCGCCGCGGCATCGCTGTCTGACCTCTCGCTCTCGGCGCCCGAAGGGACCGACGAACCGTCGAGCGCACGGCTTCGACTGGCGACGCGCCCGGGACAGACCGAGGCGGCACTCGAATCACTCCGGACTATCGCAGCCGAAAAGGAACTCCACGTCATCGAACCGCTCACGGAGGGGGCGAAATGA
- the tuf gene encoding translation elongation factor EF-1 subunit alpha → MSDKPHQNLAIIGHVDHGKSTLVGRLLFETGSVPEHVIEQYREEAEEKGKGGFEFAYVMDNLAEERERGVTIDIAHQEFDTDQYYFTIVDCPGHRDFVKNMITGASQADNAVLVVAADDGVAPQTREHVFLARTLGINELIIAVNKMDVVDYSEDTYEEVKEEVQKLLKQVRFKSDDATFVPISAFEGDNIAERTGAMSWYDGPILLEALNDLPEPEPPTNAPLRLPIQDVYTISGIGTVPVGRIETGTLNPGDNVSFQPSDVGGEVKTVEMHHEEVDQAGPGDNVGFNVRGVGKDDIRRGDVCGPADDPPTVAETFKAQIVVMQHPSVITAGYTPVFHAHTAQVACTIEAIDQKINPKTGEVAEENPDFIKSGDAAVVTVRPQKPLSIEPSGEIPELGSFAIRDMGQTIAAGKVLEVTER, encoded by the coding sequence ATGAGTGACAAACCGCACCAGAACCTGGCCATTATCGGCCACGTTGACCACGGAAAGAGTACGCTGGTCGGCCGCCTCCTGTTCGAGACAGGCTCCGTACCGGAGCACGTCATCGAGCAGTACCGAGAGGAGGCCGAGGAGAAGGGCAAGGGCGGCTTCGAGTTCGCCTACGTGATGGACAACCTCGCCGAGGAGCGCGAGCGCGGGGTCACCATCGACATCGCCCACCAGGAGTTCGACACGGATCAGTACTACTTCACCATCGTCGACTGTCCGGGCCACCGTGACTTCGTGAAGAACATGATCACGGGCGCCTCGCAGGCCGACAACGCGGTGCTCGTCGTCGCCGCCGACGACGGCGTCGCCCCCCAGACCCGCGAGCACGTCTTCTTGGCCCGTACGCTCGGTATCAACGAGCTCATCATCGCGGTCAACAAGATGGACGTCGTCGACTACTCCGAGGACACCTACGAGGAGGTCAAGGAGGAGGTCCAGAAGCTCCTCAAGCAGGTCCGCTTCAAGTCCGACGACGCGACGTTCGTCCCAATCTCCGCGTTCGAGGGCGACAACATCGCCGAGCGCACGGGTGCGATGTCGTGGTACGACGGCCCGATTCTCCTCGAGGCCCTCAACGACCTGCCGGAGCCGGAGCCGCCGACGAACGCGCCGCTTCGACTCCCCATCCAGGACGTCTACACCATCTCCGGCATCGGGACGGTTCCCGTCGGCCGAATCGAGACGGGTACCCTGAACCCCGGTGACAACGTCTCCTTCCAGCCGTCGGACGTCGGCGGCGAGGTGAAGACGGTCGAGATGCACCACGAAGAGGTCGACCAGGCCGGCCCCGGTGACAACGTCGGATTCAACGTCCGCGGCGTCGGCAAGGACGACATCCGCCGCGGCGACGTCTGTGGCCCCGCCGACGACCCGCCGACGGTCGCCGAGACGTTCAAGGCCCAGATCGTCGTCATGCAGCACCCCTCGGTCATCACCGCGGGCTACACGCCGGTCTTCCACGCCCACACGGCGCAGGTCGCGTGTACCATCGAGGCCATCGACCAGAAGATCAACCCCAAGACGGGCGAGGTCGCAGAGGAGAACCCCGACTTCATCAAGTCGGGTGACGCCGCCGTCGTGACGGTGCGTCCCCAGAAGCCCCTCAGCATCGAGCCGTCCGGTGAGATCCCCGAACTCGGCAGCTTCGCCATCCGCGACATGGGTCAGACCATCGCCGCCGGCAAGGTGCTCGAGGTCACCGAGCGATAA
- a CDS encoding sensor histidine kinase, giving the protein MNQVLTRIDRRLSSTFDDETTAVTRRRSRAARMGASVAVSVTGVVLLSPNIAPLFVGGQPPFSVALSVFGSLVCLGLAVSGYLLYRSEFSTANAVRIAVWNLLGVVVLGVVLWLHGMVQGPVVFGAGGVESALTAGNILAISTAAHVIIGVHDARRVRAEQLADEQRKLAVLNRALRHNLRNESTILVGHGERLEQEVDDPSLEKSARVVAERARTVGGLADKAKTIIDLFERERRVEHPHDVRTMVDGAVAEVTGDAGATVGVSVPDGVWVWADDCYRTALGELVENAFEHGKPPVEVTVTADDEWVHTHVRDAGEGVPDHEAAVVGGETDITPLTHASGLGLWLARSAAEANGGRLRFDEEAEGTVVTLSHRRAAGPTA; this is encoded by the coding sequence ATGAATCAGGTTCTCACACGGATCGACAGACGGCTGTCGTCGACGTTCGACGACGAGACGACGGCCGTGACGAGGCGCCGGTCGCGAGCGGCACGGATGGGAGCGAGCGTCGCCGTCTCCGTCACGGGCGTCGTCCTGTTGAGCCCGAACATCGCACCGCTGTTCGTCGGCGGCCAGCCCCCGTTCAGCGTCGCGCTCTCCGTCTTCGGCTCGCTCGTCTGTCTCGGCCTGGCCGTCTCGGGGTACCTCCTCTATCGGAGCGAGTTCTCGACGGCGAACGCCGTCCGCATCGCGGTGTGGAACCTCCTCGGCGTGGTCGTCCTCGGGGTCGTCCTGTGGCTCCACGGGATGGTCCAGGGCCCGGTCGTGTTCGGCGCCGGCGGGGTCGAGAGCGCGCTGACCGCCGGCAACATCCTCGCCATCAGCACCGCCGCGCACGTCATCATCGGCGTCCACGACGCTCGACGCGTGCGGGCGGAACAACTCGCCGACGAACAGCGAAAGCTGGCCGTGTTGAACCGCGCGCTCCGACACAACCTCCGCAACGAGTCGACGATTCTGGTCGGGCACGGGGAGCGGCTCGAACAGGAGGTGGACGACCCCAGTCTGGAAAAGTCCGCACGCGTCGTCGCCGAACGGGCACGAACCGTGGGAGGGCTCGCCGACAAGGCGAAGACGATCATCGACCTGTTCGAGCGCGAGCGACGCGTCGAGCATCCCCACGACGTGAGGACGATGGTCGACGGAGCGGTCGCGGAGGTCACTGGAGACGCCGGAGCGACCGTCGGCGTCTCGGTCCCGGACGGGGTGTGGGTGTGGGCGGACGACTGCTACCGGACGGCGCTGGGAGAACTCGTCGAGAACGCGTTCGAGCACGGAAAGCCGCCCGTCGAGGTGACGGTGACGGCCGACGACGAGTGGGTACACACGCACGTCCGCGACGCCGGCGAGGGCGTCCCCGACCACGAGGCGGCGGTCGTCGGGGGCGAGACCGACATCACGCCGTTGACCCACGCGAGCGGGCTGGGACTGTGGCTCGCGCGGTCGGCCGCCGAGGCGAACGGCGGCCGCCTGCGGTTCGACGAGGAAGCGGAGGGGACAGTAGTGACGCTGTCGCACCGACGGGCGGCCGGCCCGACAGCGTAG
- a CDS encoding YhjD/YihY/BrkB family envelope integrity protein has translation MGSNPREAGVVSFTRTVFDAVREENVSFMAGSLAYYGFVSIVPLVALAFLALAVVGGEALARTVVSLTRSTLSPTIEAFLRQNVLNAAVSGTVGASVVGV, from the coding sequence ATGGGTTCGAATCCCCGAGAAGCGGGTGTCGTCTCCTTCACTCGGACGGTCTTCGACGCCGTCCGGGAGGAGAACGTGTCGTTCATGGCGGGGAGCCTCGCGTACTACGGGTTCGTCTCGATCGTCCCCCTCGTCGCCCTCGCGTTCCTCGCGCTCGCCGTCGTCGGGGGGGAGGCGCTCGCGCGGACCGTCGTCAGTCTCACCCGGTCGACGCTGTCACCGACCATCGAGGCGTTCCTCCGACAGAACGTCCTCAACGCCGCCGTCTCCGGAACGGTCGGCGCGTCGGTCGTGGGGGTGTGA
- a CDS encoding homoserine dehydrogenase, producing MSLRLAVLGAGAVGGSVVELAAEYGHRVVGFADSSSGVVDAGGIDGERALERKSRDGAVGDDDPDDVLAADYDVLVEATPTTLGDAEPGFSHCLAALERDRHVVLANKGPVAERYADLRRAEEDSAGDVLFEATVGGAMPVLSTVADYGPGHISTARGVLNGTANFVLSRMAAEGLGYEHVLAEAQDLGVAEADPSFDVDGTDAALKCVILANVLSEARGGDVFSLDDAEVTGIKDIPGSALDLATEDGRTIRLIGEATPKRVRVGPRLVPQHGALAVTGTQNIVQFETEHAGQLNVSGRGAGGPETATAVLADVARLNR from the coding sequence ATGAGTCTGCGACTCGCGGTCCTCGGGGCGGGCGCCGTCGGGGGAAGCGTCGTCGAACTCGCCGCCGAGTACGGCCACCGCGTGGTCGGGTTCGCCGACTCCTCCTCTGGCGTCGTCGACGCCGGAGGGATCGACGGCGAGCGCGCGCTGGAGCGAAAAAGTCGCGATGGTGCTGTCGGCGACGACGACCCCGACGACGTGCTCGCAGCCGACTACGACGTGCTCGTCGAAGCGACGCCGACGACGCTCGGCGACGCCGAACCGGGCTTCTCACACTGTCTGGCCGCGCTCGAACGCGACCGCCACGTCGTGCTCGCGAACAAGGGCCCGGTGGCGGAACGGTACGCGGACCTCCGAAGGGCGGAAGAAGATAGCGCCGGCGACGTGCTGTTCGAAGCGACCGTCGGCGGGGCCATGCCCGTCCTCTCGACCGTCGCCGACTACGGCCCGGGCCACATCTCCACCGCCCGCGGCGTCCTCAACGGGACGGCGAACTTCGTCCTGTCGCGGATGGCCGCCGAAGGATTGGGGTACGAGCACGTCCTCGCGGAGGCCCAGGACCTGGGAGTCGCGGAGGCGGACCCCTCCTTCGACGTCGATGGAACCGACGCGGCGCTGAAATGCGTCATCCTCGCGAACGTTCTGAGCGAGGCGCGCGGCGGCGACGTCTTCAGCCTCGACGACGCCGAGGTCACAGGGATAAAAGACATCCCCGGGAGCGCGCTTGACCTCGCGACCGAGGACGGCCGGACGATCCGACTCATCGGCGAAGCCACGCCGAAGCGCGTGCGCGTCGGGCCGCGGCTCGTCCCCCAGCACGGAGCGCTCGCGGTGACGGGCACGCAGAACATCGTCCAGTTCGAGACCGAACACGCGGGGCAGTTGAACGTCAGCGGCCGCGGTGCGGGCGGCCCCGAGACAGCGACGGCCGTCCTCGCCGACGTCGCGCGACTGAACCGGTAG
- a CDS encoding phospholipase D-like domain-containing protein, whose translation MLLPSGPGISPNYGQEIFETISEFDQPINAGVAFPFVTTDGLDNYCYNNSGDDWREICDSQWIIGLNQGITTPNALEELLSKSRTDVRLFLPRGEVTEQALRRGPYLHAKVGGFYSESTKDQICLFVTSANATGAAMSSHPKNFEMGSKLSYPDRIGADDIRIFRQWWEEVSSNTVTLTEDLIRDYESVRSNVPTSPPEAEQSDVQRITTSSDAKYMWTETGAMQGQMRYILEIKEELADFFEEKTPSDSYITIEFRGNRESRKLTYHEGHYSPQWRVFLPTNFPAHNEDFYRYKVALFEERFTDNGSRYYRLQIRNRNHTDVESWRQQAIQNGVNDETGGGGDSREYGYW comes from the coding sequence ATGCTGCTCCCAAGTGGCCCAGGTATTTCGCCGAATTATGGGCAAGAAATATTTGAGACCATCTCAGAATTTGACCAACCGATTAACGCTGGGGTTGCGTTCCCATTCGTCACGACCGACGGGTTGGACAATTATTGCTACAACAATTCAGGGGATGATTGGCGGGAGATCTGTGACTCCCAGTGGATAATCGGACTCAATCAGGGAATCACAACACCGAATGCATTAGAGGAACTCTTATCGAAAAGTCGGACTGATGTGAGGTTGTTTCTTCCCCGGGGGGAAGTCACTGAACAAGCCTTACGAAGAGGGCCTTATTTGCATGCAAAAGTGGGTGGCTTCTACTCTGAATCTACCAAGGATCAGATTTGTCTATTCGTTACCTCCGCAAACGCAACAGGGGCTGCGATGAGTTCCCACCCGAAAAACTTCGAGATGGGTTCAAAATTATCATATCCTGACCGGATCGGTGCGGATGATATCAGGATATTCCGTCAGTGGTGGGAAGAAGTCTCATCTAACACAGTCACATTGACTGAGGATCTAATTCGCGACTATGAGAGTGTTCGGAGTAATGTTCCAACCTCACCACCAGAAGCTGAACAAAGCGATGTGCAACGAATAACCACCTCTTCTGATGCCAAATACATGTGGACAGAGACGGGGGCTATGCAGGGCCAGATGAGGTACATTTTGGAGATTAAAGAGGAACTCGCAGACTTCTTCGAAGAAAAGACCCCCTCCGATTCGTACATCACGATTGAGTTCCGTGGTAACAGAGAGTCACGAAAACTCACATATCACGAGGGACATTATTCTCCACAATGGCGTGTGTTCTTGCCAACCAATTTCCCAGCACACAACGAAGACTTCTACCGTTACAAGGTAGCACTGTTTGAGGAGCGGTTTACCGACAACGGTTCACGATACTACAGACTCCAGATCCGCAATAGGAATCACACAGATGTTGAGAGTTGGCGTCAGCAAGCGATTCAGAATGGGGTGAACGACGAGACGGGTGGTGGTGGAGATAGTAGAGAATACGGTTATTGGTGA
- a CDS encoding DUF7845 domain-containing protein has product MTGPDDLFDQLDAAEAVTTDNQSNIESAVEQPEADALRKEAGSDQVNTRSASANAPTNRETGERTTAETQSSQQTSECRSVRSTLSRTSTHVAECRFCRLRFDDEFDARAHEGICPSERVAHCRYCKHPITRRADLEAHLNGCEAYRAAQKRTQHRGQTNETIDDESPPGQEVEGEAKDDGEEGVSRLFIEPQPHEFHAYLKWDCSYLDNPLRSYFGLNSLQKEHDFETHGRLRTDVEIDGDEWAVEFGFKGCGIASRDDPSFRLDEVREYLVYVYPNAYSSWSDAKKEARKRAYFRISPRWPDIETIEGARSMSNPCDIEGYDIEMEGANWDFEQYPHVLQRALASLADKQGFRFNSPTTIHPKDFDPEATHPTSNIVDAELLVRVVDGKTGKVIAYDGIIHRISLLLSGDREGYAKTVRDDRECPGYYHTATIGSMRASELIGGHRLAKEIKHYHVQSPDAVEGTPLENPKICVSFQNSVHNETLYWDDLDQLERELDETLLNVLEWSDIPTRPDSQFYVADDYFEVEGSSRWRKLLRNRLPMIKEKQDAQVFGIASQMNETDAEIVDTLLTDGGTMSPKDLARAISVSIDTVYRALKRLGPLVEHTYGELQIASKYIAQEMVGYIDSIKDSIHEGLEGALDALFRAETYGERDDPWTRFLDRYGGSIRETEGADPDVLEFGFRPADFREARRLLLEGAARWAEVTGERIRRFGFEFAPVVKLVDGTMYAPKNFADALGKPG; this is encoded by the coding sequence ATGACGGGGCCAGACGATCTCTTCGACCAACTTGATGCAGCTGAAGCCGTCACAACCGACAATCAAAGTAATATCGAGTCCGCGGTCGAGCAACCCGAAGCAGATGCCCTCAGAAAGGAAGCGGGATCAGATCAAGTTAACACGAGAAGTGCGTCCGCTAACGCACCGACCAACCGGGAAACGGGAGAGCGCACGACTGCAGAGACACAATCAAGCCAGCAGACGAGTGAATGCCGCTCTGTCAGATCGACCCTCTCTCGCACGTCGACTCACGTTGCAGAGTGCCGATTCTGTCGGCTTCGCTTCGATGACGAGTTCGACGCGAGAGCGCATGAAGGCATCTGTCCTTCCGAGCGTGTCGCACACTGCCGCTACTGCAAGCATCCCATTACCCGAAGGGCGGACCTCGAAGCTCATCTGAACGGCTGTGAGGCGTACCGGGCCGCTCAGAAGCGAACACAGCATCGAGGGCAGACGAACGAGACAATCGACGACGAATCTCCACCCGGCCAGGAGGTCGAAGGTGAAGCTAAAGATGACGGGGAGGAAGGGGTATCGAGGCTATTTATCGAACCACAGCCTCACGAATTCCATGCATATCTCAAATGGGACTGTTCGTACCTCGACAATCCGCTTCGCTCCTACTTCGGTCTGAACTCCCTGCAGAAGGAGCACGACTTCGAGACGCACGGTCGTCTCCGCACTGATGTGGAGATTGATGGCGACGAGTGGGCTGTTGAATTCGGATTCAAAGGCTGCGGTATCGCCTCTCGCGACGATCCGAGCTTCCGTCTCGACGAGGTCCGCGAGTATCTCGTGTACGTCTATCCGAACGCGTACTCCTCGTGGTCGGACGCCAAAAAAGAGGCGCGGAAGCGGGCGTACTTCCGTATCTCCCCACGATGGCCCGACATCGAGACAATCGAGGGTGCTCGGTCGATGTCCAACCCGTGTGATATCGAGGGATATGACATCGAGATGGAGGGGGCGAACTGGGACTTCGAACAGTACCCTCACGTCCTGCAGCGTGCGTTAGCTTCGCTGGCGGATAAGCAAGGGTTCCGCTTCAATAGTCCCACCACGATTCATCCAAAAGACTTCGACCCCGAGGCAACTCATCCGACTTCCAACATCGTCGATGCTGAGTTGCTTGTTCGCGTCGTGGACGGAAAGACGGGCAAGGTCATCGCGTATGATGGCATTATTCATCGTATCTCTTTGCTTTTATCTGGTGACCGCGAAGGGTACGCCAAGACAGTCCGAGACGATCGCGAGTGCCCAGGATACTACCACACGGCAACGATCGGATCGATGCGAGCCAGTGAACTCATCGGCGGTCATCGGCTCGCCAAGGAAATCAAGCATTACCATGTGCAGAGCCCCGACGCGGTGGAGGGGACACCGCTTGAGAATCCCAAAATTTGTGTCTCGTTTCAGAACTCAGTCCACAACGAGACGTTGTACTGGGACGATCTCGACCAACTCGAGCGCGAACTGGACGAGACGCTGCTGAACGTTCTTGAGTGGTCAGATATTCCCACGCGACCAGATTCGCAGTTCTACGTGGCTGACGACTACTTCGAAGTTGAAGGGTCCAGCCGGTGGCGAAAGCTCCTCCGAAACCGATTGCCGATGATTAAGGAGAAGCAGGATGCCCAGGTGTTCGGTATCGCGAGCCAGATGAACGAGACAGATGCGGAGATCGTCGATACCCTCCTGACGGATGGAGGAACGATGTCACCGAAAGACCTCGCGCGGGCCATCAGTGTCAGTATCGATACGGTCTATCGAGCACTGAAACGGCTCGGACCGCTCGTCGAGCACACCTACGGCGAGCTCCAGATCGCCTCGAAGTACATCGCTCAGGAGATGGTTGGATACATCGACTCAATCAAGGACAGTATCCACGAAGGTCTCGAGGGAGCACTGGATGCGCTATTCCGTGCAGAGACCTACGGTGAACGGGACGATCCGTGGACACGATTTCTCGATCGGTACGGAGGCAGTATTCGGGAAACAGAGGGGGCAGATCCGGATGTGTTAGAGTTCGGATTCAGGCCGGCAGACTTCCGTGAGGCGCGTAGACTGCTTCTAGAAGGCGCTGCCCGCTGGGCCGAAGTAACGGGAGAGAGGATCCGTCGCTTCGGGTTCGAATTCGCGCCTGTCGTGAAGCTCGTCGACGGCACGATGTACGCACCGAAGAACTTCGCTGACGCGCTCGGAAAGCCCGGATAG